In Anopheles arabiensis isolate DONGOLA chromosome 2, AaraD3, whole genome shotgun sequence, the genomic window GCTACTGTACTTTTTCATCTACTTTAATGCCGGACACCAATGACGTCGAAATATAACACTCCAATACCTCCCTTCGCCAGCCCGGACTACCTAACGCAACAGCAGAAAGGAAGCAGCAAAGCGAACGAAAAGGGCAGGGAAGTTTGTTGGCAATGgccgcaccaccaccgaacCAACCGGAAGGACGGAAATTTGTTCACGCCGAAGAAAGAGAACGCCAAACAACGCGCCCGACACTCCCGGCGCACTGCTGCTGTCACCTTACCCTTAACACTTTGTGGCAAAGCGGAAgcgtacacacacgcgcgcacacaaacgcacacgctATCCCGGTGCGTGTAGACGGTCAGGAGGAGCGACATTTGACCTGCATCCTGTTGCTGAGGAGGAGTTTGGGCACCGCTGTCCGCAACGGTACCAACACCTCCCCGCCAACTTTGGTGGTCATCAGTTGCTTCAATCATTATTCCGTTCCAGCGTTTGACGGCGCAACAGTGTGCCGTTTTGCTTCGGCGTAGTTCACCAATTTTGGCtttgccatcatctttgcgtCGAACAGGAAGTCCACGTTACGCTTACACTGGACGATGATCGTTTGAAGGAAAGCCAAGCAGATTTTCTTATCGCCAGCTAAATTCTAGAATGTCTTTGGCTTTGGTTGGGATTCGTCCTATTCTCTCACCGTAATCAGTTTCATCGGGGGAAAGGCTGTTGTAATGTAATTTCGAACCTAGCATCCTTGATCATCACCCCGACACACTCCCTTGAAGCGTAAAGTGAGGTAAAAGGACTTTCCGAACACAATTTCCGTCGGATTTTTGGGGCCTCCATCCCATGGGTGAGGAGTCCTGTGTTGTCCCTCGGTATACCTTTTTCGCAAATCCACGCGGCATTAATGGAGATTTATCTGTGTGCCTTACACCGTGTGCGAGGCGGTCACTAGAGGTCGCTCAAATGAACTATTACTGTGGTTGGCACCAGAACATCAAATGCTTTCCTTATTTTTTGCAGTTCTAACCAcaatttaacaaacaaaaaatagacgAGAAAAGaacaagagaggaaaaaacaagaCTTCATGTGGATTTTGTAGATGGAAGGCGTGATTTACGACAACTTCCTGCTCCTTTTCTGTTcccactttcacacacacacaaggataTCTAGGAACAATAGATCCATACAAAGGGTGCCATTATTTTTCCACCTTCACACCACGGAGCGCTACGGCCTCACTTGAAAAAAGGTACTATATCATCGAAGGGATTGGCCCTGGTGGACACCTTCCCGATGGTGGCGCAGtgggttctctctctctccccttttGCCCTTCACCAAAAGATTATCGTTTCTGTCGTTTTCTGTGAGCCGTGTTTTTGATGGATGGTTGTTTTCGTTCCGCAGTTGCGTTCCGCTTGGACTGTGCTGGTGTTGTTTCCTGTGTTTAGTGGAAACGATTTTCCTCCCTCGCAGAAACAGAAACGCAATCGGCCATCCAGTGGGTGAGTCGCCTGGGACACTATCGATCTGGCTGGAAATCTGCTGACTCAAGGAACTTCACGCACTAAAGCCGGCAATCACTTCCGTGGCTCCGTGGTGGTGTTTCGGTAAAATCATTGTTTGGAGGAGGCCGGGTGGCCGGGACTAATTTCGTTTGCTCGGAACAATCCTGTCTCATTGAACGCCCGACATGGGCACAGTTATGATATCTAATTCATTCAGTTTAACCGTTTTCCGTGCCGCACAGCAGTCGCAAAGGTGCGGACCCAAGTGCTCCACAGCGTATTCTAGGCATGAAATTCACCCACCAACCGACCGGGATGTGCCGTGAGTGAAAGTGATGTGCGAGAAAGTGAGGAATTgaagcacacagacacagtccGCTTTTGCCGCAATCACTGCACCATGTAGCAAAAACATGCACCGTCAGCACCACGGCATCGGAGAAGAACGCTAAAGCAACACTCCCCGCGCGGTTCCGCGCTTCAACCCAACCAAGCTCCGTGACGCGCCCGCTTTCCACCACGTTTCCAGGCATGGAAGAGGGAGGGCAGCAACAATCCCGTAAGATGGCCCTCAATGGCCAGAGCCATCCGCGGTACACGCGCGACCTGAAGAAGACGCATGCCGACTCCTGGCCCAGCACCACCAAACGAGCGTCCCTGCCGGCCAGCCCCAAGATCATCAAAACCACCGAGGACGATACGAGCGTCGGCGACGTGTTCGAATACTGCCAGCAGACGCCCGTCACTACCCCTTCGACGGTGGAGATTGATTATGGCGCGATCAGTCCCCGGTTTGAGCGTAAGTATTGCGGCTCAGGGGCAGCCGTTGCCAGTTTCTAACGCACCTCATTCGACGCTCCAGGTAAACGGTTCGAGTTTTGCTATCCCTCCGTATCGAAGGAAGATTTCTCCAACAGCATATCAATCGACACGCACGACATCGATCGTCAGAAGAAACGAATTTATCCCAGCAAGACTCCCGACAACTCACTAGAGAAGTAAGCAGCTGCTAACTCAAAACACCGATTCCCCTTTTAACTAGAGTGTAATTTTCTGTCCCCCAATGTTGCAGTGAATCCATTCTGGACGGTTCAATCGCTAGTTGCAGCTCGCCGGGCCATAGTTCCTCCACCCGGGCCAAGTCACCATCACACTCACCGAGACATTCGCGCCGTCAGCTGAACAGCGAAATCATCAACATAACCTCAAACCCCGGTTATCAGGTACGTCATTAGGGGTCACAAACAGTGCCGCCATTGTCAGCCTACTCATTTAATTCTTCTTCCATGCTGCTAGGTCCTAAGGAATTCACACTCAACGCTCGATCGCACCTGCTCCGACAGTGTCGTCTCGCTGACATGCCGCAAATCCACCAGCGATCTCACCCAAACGAGCGATCTCGGTATGATGAGCGGGATGGGATCGTCGGGCGGGGGACGGCAAGGCAGGCGCCGAAGCAGCCACAAGGGAGGGCTCGCCTTCCTGGCCAGTCGGAAAGGATCGCGTGACTCGATCAAGAGTGCCGCCTCCAATACGTCCGTCTTTTCGAACGAGGATATCGGTCCGCTAGCATTCCAGGCTTCGGCCCGCGGCCGTCAGCGCCGTACGTCCAACTTTCTCGAGCTTCCCGTGCCAGATCATGCGCGGCCGCGCGTTTGCTCACTGCCCGAGCGGCCGTACAATCCACGCCAGAGTGACGATCTCTACCGGTTGCGTCACTTTTCGATCAGCAAGGGCACGGTGGTGAACTGCGGTGACTCAATCATATCGCGCCGATCGAAAAGTAACACCAGCGTCAACTCCACGGCCAGTCGGTAAGAACGGAATGCAAGGGGGTTAGTGAAAATGgttcataaattaaaaacttcCTCCAGCGCCAGCGAAAGGTCACCGTTCGAGGGATCGTGCTGCGGTGGTGGATATGCAACCGTCGACTCACTGCCCTCCTCGCACGGCGAGGACGACGAAAGTGAACCAATCCCGACGAGGTAATATTCCACTAGCGGGCGGTGGTTTTATTCCTTTTGCCTGTGTGTGacattgaaaatgaaacattccaAACTTTCCCGCTCACACAGGTATCGCGTCGTCATGTTGGGCGATTCGGGCGTCGGCAAAACGGCCCTGGTTTCACAGTTTATGACCTCCGAGTACATGCACACGTACGACGCCAGTCTCGGTAAGTAGCCGGAACGAGGGAATCAAGGGCTAGGGGAAGGGCAGGGGAAAGCCGGAACCATAAAATGGTGGAACCATTATTATTAATTGAAAAGTGTACTACTTTGTGGTGGAAAAAATGCAACCTGCGGCAGCGTTTCTGGGTGCATTAGGTAGCAGAGCAGTGCAGTGGGATGCACTTTCGTTAATGACAATGCTGCAGCAGTACGGTGCGCGCTGCTAGTTTTGCACCCTTTATGATGCACTCCGCCATTGCCCCACACTCATTGCTTGCAAGTAATATTCAGCAAATTAGTTAGAACTGGAAGACGCAGAGTGTGCAGCGTGTGGGCGAACATAACCAAGAAAAAGGCACATGTATTACATATTAACGAAGCTCATTACGCGATTTATAGCATTTTGGAGCAATGCTCGTTCATTTACTGAGTGAACTGTtctatgtgcgtgtgtgtgtgaaaataatgatttattcTCGTTTGGGGCCGACCAATATTCCAATTAGCTCGAGCAGTAATAGGAACCGGAAACAGCGCacattggaaaaaaaaccaaccccctcacacacgcacacagaaagCGCTGCGGGAAAAACgcgcagcaaacagcaaaaaacaaacggagAACAagtgttattttcatttccacgAATCATTGATTTAATTCTACCCCGTTCCATTTGTGTGGGCTGAAAAATTGAGGACCTCCGGGGAGAGAAAAAGGCAAACTGCGGCATGCTAGCAAAGAGCACTTGTGCGCTTCCTTCTTCGTCCGCTTTTCCCCAAATACGAGAACGGTTCGAAAAGCGTAGTTATTAAATTCTATGCCCTTCCTTTGCATGGTggggaagaagaagcacacgCACTTGGCCTGGGGGTTTGGGGACTGGAAAACTCATGTCAGATTTGTGGAGGATGTTTGTGTCGGggggtatgtttgtgtgtgtgtggtagtagCACGAGTGGAGGAAGAATGATATTTCGAGTGGTAAAATGTAATTATCAAAAACCCGAGAGGCGATGTGAGATGAGCTTTGAATCGGTTTGTTCTTTTCtcgcttttctctttctcttcgtttcttctcttttccatttgtttctctctcgctctctctctctgtctgtgtgtatgtgcgcctGTTTGTGTCTTGgcaatttcacaaaaatccCCAAACGCGGCGATACTTCATCCGTTACATCCGTCGCTTTGTGGCCTGCAAACACTTCCCAACCGCGGACCGGAAAGATGATGAGTTTGGCGAGAAGACCGTTAGCGTGCTGCTGGACGGCGAGGAATCGGAGATGATATTTATCGACCACCCGAACGTGGAAATGAGCGTAAGTAGTCATTAGCCATCCCCCTGCTGTGCACTTCCCTATCAGctaaataaattgcatttcaatgtatacaaacacacacacacacacacacacacacacacacacacatttaattGAACTGAAACCCCAAACCACACCGACACAtacgtgtttgtgttgtgcggTTTTCCAATACGTGACCGACGGTGATACCACCAAATGTGTTGCCCGAAGTGATAATAAACCCCCTCCCGCCGCGCTTAATCTCTTGTGTTTTTCCGTGTGCATTCCAACAGGTGGAAAACTCGCTCTCCACATACGAACCGCACGCCTGCGTCGTCGTCTACTCGATCGTCGACCGGAACTCGTTCCGGGTGACGGAGGAAATACTCAACTATCTGTGGTCCGAGCACTACACCAAGGAGAAGGCGGTCATCATAGCGGCGAACAAATCCGACCTCGCCCGGGCACGAGTCATAACCACAGCCGGTAAGTGatcgctgctggtggtggtggtggtggcgctggACACCCAGAACCGACTCAGAATCGAGTTTTTCACTAGGCCAAAAAGCGGTTGTCGAGTCGCCTCGGCTCGTATCGGTTTGTCACATTTATCACGGCCTTTTTGACCTCGAAAGCTCGTACTGGGAATTGGTTATTCGCATGTTTGTACATGTTTCTGGCGTATCATTGCAGAGGGAAAGCAGCTCGCCACCTCGCGCGAGGCAAAGTTTATTGAAACATCCAGCGGAATTCAGCACAACGTCGATGAGCTGCTGGTGGGCGTCCTCAAACAGGTACCAGACCAATCGCCGCGgtgttgcatttttgcatCAAATCAAACTGAACGTCTCTGCCTTACCCCTTTCTCTACCCCCTAACAGATACGCCTGAAGGAGCAGCGGGAAAAGCGTGCCAGCGCAACGAATCTGCGCAACTCGCGGACCCAGATGTCGCTGCACATTGCGAAGgaaattttgcacaaaatttgTCTCACCGACATTACCAAATCGAAAAGCTGCGAAAATCTGCACGTGCTTTAAAAGCGCgttggatgaaacatttgCGTTTGGGGTTTGTTGCTGAATGCCTGCAGAGCATGAAACCGTAATTTGTTATTCAgtgccaaaaagaagagaagCAGCTAACAAGTGTTTTATTGGGGGACCTTGCGTGTGTGCATTCGGGAATGGAAACGTTCCTCTTTTAACTCGCCTACGAAACCGAGCCGAGCTGCAGGCCTACCGAGCCAACCCGGTCGGTCGACCTTTTGATGAACATTTGCCCACCGAGAACGAAGGAAACGAAAGGCGACCAAATCACGAAGGGAAAGACAAATCTGTGCGCAATGAGGGGGAAACCACCCCGCCATAAACGGTAAACGATGTTACATGTGTACGGTGGTGTTTCTCAAGCACAACCAAATAGAACAggaattttgtgtgtgtctgctctCATATAGGCGTATATAACGTAAGCGTAACGATACAAACAAACCGTCAAACATGCGTGCTTGACACGGTGGGAGACGAGCAGACGAAGCCGAACACGAGATACAGGAACACTTCAGTGCATACGGTCTGTTCTAGCATCTCTCGCAGCAAAGACTGGCTAGTATAGCTCTATTTACAATACGCACAACTCTATCTCACTTTCGCccgcacacactcacccatCTCTCGGATGTAGTCATCCGTTCCCATCGCCACACCATGCACAAGAGCACTGATATAGAAAATATACAATCTGCCGTAGCAAGAAAGCAAAGCAGTTTTAAAGAAGCACGAACACATCACGAACAAGTAAATCTAATGCCGCATGAGCTGCCTAATAACGGGAGAGTCTTGATAAAGGTGAGCACTTGTGTGCCGCtcgttgcatacatttaggcgttcgATGGAGAtttgcctaaaagtatgcaatcggcATACTGTACAGGGCTCTCTCTGTTACTTCAACGTTTTAGTTCATCAAGACCGATCAGGACGATCTTCTAGCAGACCGTGCGAGAGGGTCTCGACTGTTATTAAATCGAATGCAGGATATCTTTACAAACTTACTACTGGGTCATACCAATCACAGAAatcatatacatatatacagaacaaaaaaaaaaaacacgcatatATACAAAGATATAGCTATATACAAAGAGTATACACATGTTAATAGCCTATTTATTGATATatgtgggtgcgtgtgtgagtgtgcgctTGTGCGGAGGGGGCGAATGTGTTGGCCCCGGTCAGATGTAGTTATGTGTTGAAGTTGACATGCACACCCCGTTTTCTAACGCTTTTGATGGAGCAAACGCATATGCTATTTGTGTGACTGTTTGTGTCATTAGTAAAAAAAGATGGATAATTAAGCATTGATTCTTATCCTCATTACACTAATTGCAAGAACGTTTCATTGCGCGAGGAGAGATTATTCCTAACTGTATTGAGGTCAGCCCGGCAGCATTCCAAAGCTCGAGTTCGACTGACGGTGAGGAAAGTGTGCCTCGCCAACTCCGGCTACTAGCTACCGGGCTTTCTGTTTCTCTCCCATGCCCTGATCTATATCTAAGCCTTCAAAAAATGTGTCCCCT contains:
- the LOC120894518 gene encoding uncharacterized protein LOC120894518 isoform X1 — protein: MEEGGQQQSRKMALNGQSHPRYTRDLKKTHADSWPSTTKRASLPASPKIIKTTEDDTSVGDVFEYCQQTPVTTPSTVEIDYGAISPRFERKRFEFCYPSVSKEDFSNSISIDTHDIDRQKKRIYPSKTPDNSLENESILDGSIASCSSPGHSSSTRAKSPSHSPRHSRRQLNSEIINITSNPGYQVLRNSHSTLDRTCSDSVVSLTCRKSTSDLTQTSDLGMMSGMGSSGGGRQGRRRSSHKGGLAFLASRKGSRDSIKSAASNTSVFSNEDIGPLAFQASARGRQRRTSNFLELPVPDHARPRVCSLPERPYNPRQSDDLYRLRHFSISKGTVVNCGDSIISRRSKSNTSVNSTASRASERSPFEGSCCGGGYATVDSLPSSHGEDDESEPIPTRYRVVMLGDSGVGKTALVSQFMTSEYMHTYDASLDRKDDEFGEKTVSVLLDGEESEMIFIDHPNVEMSVENSLSTYEPHACVVVYSIVDRNSFRVTEEILNYLWSEHYTKEKAVIIAANKSDLARARVITTAEGKQLATSREAKFIETSSGIQHNVDELLVGVLKQIRLKEQREKRASATNLRNSRTQMSLHIAKEILHKICLTDITKSKSCENLHVL
- the LOC120894518 gene encoding uncharacterized protein LOC120894518 isoform X2 gives rise to the protein MEEGGQQQSRKMALNGQSHPRYTRDLKKTHADSWPSTTKRASLPASPKIIKTTEDDTSVGDVFEYCQQTPVTTPSTVEIDYGAISPRFERKRFEFCYPSVSKEDFSNSISIDTHDIDRQKKRIYPSKTPDNSLENESILDGSIASCSSPGHSSSTRAKSPSHSPRHSRRQLNSEIINITSNPGYQVLRNSHSTLDRTCSDSVVSLTCRKSTSDLTQTSDLGMMSGMGSSGGGRQGRRRSSHKGGLAFLASRKGSRDSIKSAASNTSVFSNEDIGPLAFQASARGRQRRTSNFLELPVPDHARPRVCSLPERPYNPRQSDDLYRLRHFSISKGTVVNCGDSIISRRSKSNTSVNSTASRASERSPFEGSCCGGGYATVDSLPSSHGEDDESEPIPTRYRVVMLGDSGVGKTALVSQFMTSEYMHTYDASLDDEFGEKTVSVLLDGEESEMIFIDHPNVEMSVENSLSTYEPHACVVVYSIVDRNSFRVTEEILNYLWSEHYTKEKAVIIAANKSDLARARVITTAEGKQLATSREAKFIETSSGIQHNVDELLVGVLKQIRLKEQREKRASATNLRNSRTQMSLHIAKEILHKICLTDITKSKSCENLHVL